From bacterium, the proteins below share one genomic window:
- a CDS encoding HEPN domain-containing protein — translation MADIKIVNEWLSKADDDFNFAEANLKEKSEFYAQICFFFHQAAEKYLKAFIIAYNLEFEKIHNLIGLLRICAKKEPSLLSLFPQCDLLNAFYIETRYPVHWPTNYTREKALDAKEAVKEIAETIKGWLVMP, via the coding sequence ATGGCTGATATAAAGATTGTTAATGAATGGTTAAGCAAGGCAGATGATGACTTTAATTTTGCAGAAGCCAATCTTAAAGAAAAGAGTGAATTTTACGCACAGATTTGTTTCTTCTTCCATCAGGCAGCAGAGAAATACCTTAAAGCATTTATCATTGCTTATAACCTGGAGTTTGAGAAGATACATAATCTAATCGGGTTGCTAAGGATATGTGCTAAAAAAGAACCCTCCCTTTTATCCCTTTTCCCCCAATGCGATCTTCTCAATGCCTTTTATATTGAGACAAGATACCCTGTCCACTGGCCAACTAACTATACAAGAGAGAAGGCATTAGATGCCAAAGAGGCTGTCAAAGAAATTGCAGAAACAATAAAAGGTTGGTTGGTTATGCCGTAG
- a CDS encoding BamA/TamA family outer membrane protein codes for MTYKHILIIFFFSSSLVFSQVFGKNKVRYKNLTWEVIETNHFEIYCSPKIEELGNLSASFAESAYKNLSNSLKMEVRKKIPLVIFASPYDFAQTNIILELIDKGVGGFAEVFKKRIAIPFTGSYLELERVINHELTHIFCYELLYGNLFESIITNQIFPQPPMWFMEGIATYYEGDFTPIGELVLKDAVLENSLIPLSNLSDFMERPYLAYQESHSLISYIAERYGEEVLSVILRKFSANIPQEKVIRDTCGISIEKLEDSWVNALKEKYWPILKEKKRPQDYGKKIFQQGGFISFSPAGDIISLISKEENSIFLINFSDGRIIKKIKKPRKCEEIKDIPPSWSKDGCKISFVGRYEKNDVLFVYSVIKGKIIDKIEIKDLDEVRFISFSPSSLEMVISGYKDGEGRQSILSLSSKELRALTFGLDNYPSWLDNNKILFLREEGFSSIWTFDIESQKEKRILSLPSIVYLKGIDNDRFLFISNLDGSLDVYLCNMSQRLFTRITNFTTGALSASFNPEKKKLAFSSYFQGREDVYVMDVNENSLTWKPLPDVFSLQKEEREFVKTTKKPYSKKFTLDYRNGSLLYDSRQGLFANIQMAGSDILGNNRFVLTTNYNTGLLDFSNLSLFYLNLSKRPSMGIGLFKKQNSYFGTNTEFTDSEYGIIGSLDYPFSKTRRIEQEVLLEGWERSHALPSSSQERQTIYLLRSSLVDDTSNWSWIGPRGGKRVRLTYEKAINPGNSEGVLEFDNIKTDVRKYISITKRAVLATRLFYEQSKGRDKREFPLGGVSIIPIREDAILRGYDYDEFWGNKILSGNVELRIPFIERLDFALGLSIGGIRSVIFYDFASFWTDNKQSQTLSSTGIGFRLNLFFLPLRLDYGWKKGSNKAKAHFSLGYDF; via the coding sequence ATGACTTATAAACACATACTTATAATCTTCTTTTTTTCTTCATCTCTTGTTTTCTCCCAGGTTTTTGGAAAGAATAAGGTTAGGTATAAAAATCTTACCTGGGAGGTAATTGAAACTAACCATTTTGAGATATATTGTAGCCCAAAGATAGAGGAATTGGGCAATCTTTCTGCATCCTTTGCAGAAAGTGCTTATAAAAACCTTTCAAATTCTTTAAAGATGGAGGTTAGAAAGAAAATTCCCCTTGTTATTTTTGCCTCCCCTTATGATTTTGCCCAAACAAATATTATATTAGAGCTTATTGATAAGGGTGTGGGTGGGTTTGCTGAGGTTTTTAAGAAGCGTATTGCCATTCCCTTCACAGGTTCTTATTTAGAACTTGAGAGGGTAATAAACCATGAACTCACCCATATATTTTGCTATGAGCTTTTATATGGAAACCTCTTTGAATCTATTATTACAAATCAAATTTTTCCCCAGCCACCAATGTGGTTTATGGAAGGAATTGCTACTTATTATGAAGGGGATTTTACACCAATTGGAGAGCTTGTTCTTAAGGATGCTGTTTTGGAGAATAGCCTTATTCCCTTATCTAACCTCTCTGACTTTATGGAAAGGCCATACCTTGCATATCAGGAGAGCCATTCATTGATTTCCTATATTGCAGAAAGATATGGAGAGGAGGTTTTATCTGTCATCCTTCGTAAATTTTCTGCAAATATCCCTCAAGAAAAGGTTATCAGAGATACCTGCGGCATTTCAATAGAAAAGCTTGAAGATAGCTGGGTAAATGCACTTAAGGAAAAATACTGGCCCATTTTAAAAGAAAAGAAAAGACCTCAAGATTATGGAAAGAAAATATTTCAACAAGGCGGATTCATAAGCTTTTCTCCTGCTGGAGATATTATTAGCCTTATTTCAAAAGAGGAAAACAGCATTTTTCTTATAAATTTTAGCGATGGAAGGATAATAAAGAAGATAAAAAAGCCAAGAAAATGTGAGGAGATAAAGGATATTCCTCCCTCATGGTCAAAGGATGGATGTAAAATATCCTTTGTGGGAAGATATGAGAAAAACGATGTCCTATTTGTCTATTCTGTTATAAAAGGAAAAATTATAGATAAAATAGAGATAAAAGACTTAGATGAGGTTAGATTTATCTCTTTTTCTCCCTCTTCCTTAGAAATGGTAATATCTGGTTACAAGGATGGAGAGGGAAGACAAAGCATTCTTTCCCTTTCATCAAAGGAATTAAGGGCATTAACATTTGGGCTTGATAATTATCCCTCTTGGTTAGATAATAATAAAATTCTTTTTTTAAGGGAAGAAGGCTTTTCCTCTATATGGACATTTGATATTGAAAGCCAAAAAGAAAAGAGAATCTTAAGCCTTCCCTCTATTGTTTATTTAAAAGGGATAGATAATGATAGATTTCTCTTTATCTCTAATCTGGATGGCTCCCTTGATGTCTATCTTTGCAATATGTCCCAAAGGCTATTTACAAGGATTACGAACTTTACCACCGGAGCTTTATCAGCCTCATTTAATCCAGAAAAGAAAAAATTGGCATTTTCTTCTTATTTTCAAGGAAGGGAGGATGTTTATGTTATGGATGTAAATGAAAATAGCCTTACCTGGAAACCCTTGCCCGATGTTTTCTCTCTCCAAAAGGAAGAAAGGGAATTTGTAAAGACAACAAAAAAGCCCTATTCCAAGAAATTTACCCTGGATTATAGAAACGGAAGCCTTCTTTATGATTCAAGGCAGGGGCTATTTGCCAATATCCAGATGGCAGGCTCTGATATTTTGGGGAACAATAGGTTTGTTTTAACGACAAATTATAATACAGGTCTCCTTGATTTTTCCAATCTTTCTTTATTTTACCTTAACCTTTCCAAAAGGCCATCTATGGGGATTGGGCTTTTTAAGAAGCAAAACTCATATTTTGGAACAAATACAGAATTCACAGATAGCGAATATGGAATAATTGGTTCTCTAGATTATCCGTTTTCAAAGACAAGGAGGATAGAGCAGGAGGTTTTGCTGGAAGGCTGGGAAAGAAGCCATGCTTTGCCATCCTCTTCCCAAGAAAGACAGACAATATATCTTTTAAGGTCTTCTCTTGTAGATGATACATCCAATTGGAGCTGGATAGGGCCTAGAGGAGGAAAAAGGGTAAGGCTGACATACGAGAAGGCAATAAATCCTGGAAATAGCGAGGGTGTCCTAGAATTTGATAATATAAAGACAGATGTGAGAAAATATATAAGCATAACAAAGAGGGCTGTTTTGGCAACAAGGCTATTTTATGAGCAAAGCAAAGGAAGGGATAAGAGGGAGTTTCCCTTGGGTGGCGTAAGCATTATTCCTATAAGAGAGGATGCGATATTAAGGGGATATGATTATGATGAATTTTGGGGGAATAAGATTTTATCGGGAAATGTTGAATTAAGGATTCCATTTATAGAAAGGCTTGATTTTGCATTGGGTCTTTCTATAGGTGGAATAAGGTCTGTTATTTTCTATGATTTCGCTTCTTTTTGGACAGATAATAAACAAAGCCAAACCCTTTCTTCAACAGGCATTGGATTTAGGCTTAACCTTTTCTTTCTTCCCTTAAGGCTTGACTATGGATGGAAAAAGGGAAGCAATAAAGCAAAGGCACATTTCAGCTTAGGTTATGATTTCTAA
- a CDS encoding hybrid sensor histidine kinase/response regulator: MKEKILIVDDEKELCESIKNILAEKGYSCIFAYDGGSCLSMVEKEKPNIILLDIMMPGIDGFEIAQRLKHNEKTMDIPIIILTVLGDSSSRIAGLKAGADDYLVKPFDPDELLLRIEANLRMTNFSLELKKKIEQLKEQERIKAEFLSHITQDISMPLQDISKEANLLISSEYGGLNEKQKESVKEINNLCSKGLSLILEFLEIAKANSGKIWIEIEEFSLKNIIYIVSARCKNEANAKGLSFEALCPEIKIKTDKVRLIKILDELLLNAIKFTEKGNVSLLVKEDKENDAIIFEISDTAPEIPKEYLDKVFKENGWLEGKTGLLLVKKLVGLLKGNISAYSTKFGNRFTIVLPRIIDAPARRKEDKN, encoded by the coding sequence ATGAAGGAAAAAATTCTGATTGTTGATGATGAGAAAGAGCTGTGTGAAAGCATAAAAAACATCTTGGCTGAAAAGGGATATTCCTGTATATTTGCCTATGATGGTGGCAGCTGCCTTTCTATGGTTGAAAAAGAAAAACCAAATATTATCCTCCTTGACATTATGATGCCTGGAATAGATGGGTTTGAGATAGCTCAACGGCTAAAACACAATGAAAAAACAATGGATATTCCCATAATCATTCTTACTGTGCTTGGAGATTCATCCTCAAGGATAGCGGGTCTTAAGGCAGGAGCAGATGATTATTTAGTAAAGCCATTTGATCCCGATGAGCTGCTCTTAAGGATTGAGGCAAATCTAAGGATGACGAATTTCTCTTTAGAGCTTAAGAAAAAGATTGAACAGCTAAAGGAGCAGGAAAGGATAAAGGCTGAATTCTTATCCCACATAACCCAGGATATCTCAATGCCATTACAGGATATATCAAAGGAGGCAAATCTTCTCATCTCAAGTGAATATGGAGGATTAAATGAAAAACAAAAAGAATCTGTTAAAGAGATAAACAACCTTTGTTCAAAGGGATTATCTCTTATATTAGAATTCCTGGAGATAGCAAAGGCTAACTCTGGAAAGATATGGATTGAAATTGAGGAGTTTTCGTTGAAGAACATTATCTATATTGTTAGCGCAAGGTGTAAAAATGAGGCAAATGCAAAAGGGCTTTCCTTTGAGGCATTGTGTCCAGAGATTAAAATAAAAACCGACAAGGTTCGTCTGATAAAGATATTGGATGAGCTCCTTTTAAATGCCATAAAATTTACCGAAAAGGGCAATGTTTCCCTTCTTGTTAAGGAAGACAAGGAAAATGATGCAATTATATTTGAAATTTCTGATACAGCCCCTGAAATTCCAAAGGAATATTTAGATAAGGTATTTAAGGAGAACGGTTGGCTTGAGGGAAAAACAGGCCTTCTTTTGGTAAAAAAGCTTGTTGGTCTTTTAAAGGGAAACATTTCTGCTTACTCCACGAAATTTGGAAATAGATTCACCATTGTCCTTCCCAGAATAATAGATGCGCCAGCAAGGAGGAAAGAAGATAAAAATTGA
- a CDS encoding GDP-mannose 4,6-dehydratase, with translation MKVLVTGGAGYIGSNLTDRLLDKGYEVFVIDDLSTGKIDNIRHNLANPKFHFTNDTILNEKIIDSLIENCDSIYHLAAVVGVKHIVDDPLKAIFSNVTGTEIILKSAYKYWKKTLIASTSEIYGKLTEIPFDEDKSLRVLGSTKIDRWAYSTSKAIDEHLAFAHSKKGLPIVIVRYFNSYGPRIDEKGYGSVIARFITQALKNEPITVHGDGKQTRCFTYIDDTVRGTILALETKSAEGDVYNIGSNFETSIYDLAKLIKELTNSNSEIVLTSYESYYGTGFEDTRRRVPSIEKAKEKLGVVAEVNLREGLLKTIDWCKRNYRL, from the coding sequence ATGAAGGTATTGGTTACCGGTGGGGCAGGATATATTGGCTCAAACCTTACAGACAGGCTTCTTGATAAAGGCTATGAGGTATTTGTAATTGATGATCTCTCCACAGGAAAGATTGATAATATCAGACATAATTTAGCTAATCCAAAATTCCATTTTACAAATGACACAATCCTGAATGAAAAAATAATAGATTCCCTTATAGAAAATTGTGATTCTATCTATCACCTTGCCGCCGTGGTTGGGGTTAAGCACATTGTGGATGATCCCTTAAAGGCTATCTTTTCCAATGTTACAGGAACAGAAATTATCCTTAAATCTGCATATAAATATTGGAAAAAGACCCTAATTGCCTCAACCTCAGAGATTTATGGAAAATTAACAGAAATTCCATTTGATGAGGATAAATCCCTTAGGGTATTAGGCTCAACCAAGATAGATAGATGGGCATATTCTACCTCAAAGGCAATTGATGAACACCTTGCATTTGCCCATTCAAAAAAGGGGCTTCCTATTGTGATTGTTAGATATTTTAATTCATACGGACCCCGTATAGATGAAAAAGGGTATGGAAGTGTAATAGCAAGGTTTATCACCCAAGCCTTAAAAAACGAACCTATTACCGTTCACGGTGATGGAAAACAAACAAGATGCTTTACATACATTGATGATACAGTAAGGGGAACGATATTAGCCCTTGAAACAAAGTCTGCAGAGGGTGATGTCTATAACATTGGCTCAAATTTTGAAACATCAATTTATGACCTAGCAAAGCTTATAAAGGAATTAACCAATTCAAACTCAGAGATTGTTTTAACAAGCTATGAAAGCTATTATGGAACTGGATTTGAGGATACAAGGAGGAGGGTTCCCTCAATAGAAAAGGCAAAGGAGAAATTGGGGGTTGTAGCAGAGGTTAACCTTAGAGAAGGGCTTTTAAAAACCATTGATTGGTGCAAGAGGAATTATAGGTTATGA
- the hslV gene encoding ATP-dependent protease subunit HslV, which translates to MKGTTIIAVKKDGKVAIGGDGQVSLENTIIKHKAKKIRKIYEGNVLAGFSGSVADAFTLVERFEGKIKEYKGNLQRAAVELAKEWRMDKYLRRLEAMLVVCDKESLLLISGGGEVIEPDDGILSTGSGGPYALASARALIKHSNLNAKEIVEESLRIASEVCLYTNSNITVEVL; encoded by the coding sequence GTGAAGGGAACAACAATTATTGCTGTAAAAAAGGATGGGAAGGTAGCCATTGGTGGAGATGGCCAGGTTTCATTGGAAAACACCATTATAAAGCATAAGGCAAAAAAGATAAGGAAGATATACGAGGGAAATGTCTTGGCTGGTTTTTCTGGCTCTGTGGCAGATGCCTTTACATTGGTTGAAAGGTTTGAAGGAAAAATAAAGGAATACAAAGGGAATCTGCAAAGGGCAGCTGTTGAGCTGGCAAAGGAATGGAGGATGGATAAATATTTAAGGAGGCTCGAGGCAATGCTGGTTGTTTGTGATAAAGAAAGCCTTTTGCTTATCTCTGGGGGTGGCGAGGTTATTGAACCAGATGATGGAATTTTATCTACCGGCTCAGGGGGTCCATATGCTTTGGCATCAGCAAGGGCATTGATAAAGCATTCAAATCTCAATGCAAAAGAAATCGTTGAGGAATCCTTAAGGATTGCCTCAGAGGTCTGTTTATATACAAATTCAAATATAACAGTGGAGGTGCTTTAA
- a CDS encoding DNA translocase FtsK 4TM domain-containing protein — protein sequence MKNIKGIIIGIALISLSLLVAIAILGFWNVRPADWRIALSSNNPIGPVGSYFATFLILIFGIGSIFIPIGLFIFGIALIKGGIFSYIKIISFILLVITISILFSPLSNPSREFSLFNGGLLGFKSSIFLLSWLHLTGSYIVLISLIIILSLYLSSGAILSPFKPIPIHHRAKKEASHHEKKKERPRIVLSSERKEIGEEKRKETSTSFQLPPLSLLAEPVIIPEKEIKEDLLTLSKQLEDTLSQFKIEAKVVCINRGPTVTSFEVQPAAGVRVSLISGLSNDIALALAAQAVRIEAPIPGKQAIGIEIPNHKRQTVFLKEGLSSQEFKKKESLLSFFLGKDITGEPIIVNLADMPHLLVAGVTGSGKSVCLASIITSFLYKASPQQLRLVLIDPKRVEMTIFSELPHLLTDVICDSKKAIITLHWLLKEMDERYKTFAYEGVRDIDGYHKKGKELPYIVVVIDELADLMAVSLRSCEEALTRLSQMARAVGIHLIVATQRPSVDIITGLIKANFPSRIAFQVFSRVDSRTILDMMGAEKLLGRGDMLFFPAGSPKPMRLQGAYISLSEIENIVDFIKSQGISLEKKEIREEEIKEGLEEDEEIDDSLYKQAISIVEDAGYGSTSMIQRKLKIGYNRAARLIERMEEEGIVSPPDGSKPRKVLR from the coding sequence ATGAAGAACATTAAAGGGATAATTATAGGAATAGCCCTTATTTCTCTCTCACTTTTGGTAGCAATTGCAATTCTTGGGTTTTGGAATGTCCGTCCAGCTGATTGGAGAATAGCTTTATCTTCCAATAATCCAATAGGACCTGTGGGTTCCTATTTTGCTACATTTCTTATCCTTATATTTGGAATAGGCTCTATATTTATTCCCATTGGACTTTTTATTTTTGGAATAGCCCTAATAAAAGGAGGCATCTTTTCATATATCAAAATTATCTCCTTTATCTTGCTTGTTATTACAATATCCATCCTATTCTCTCCCCTTTCTAATCCAAGCAGAGAATTTTCTTTATTTAATGGCGGATTACTTGGATTTAAAAGCTCTATCTTCCTGCTTAGCTGGCTTCATCTAACCGGCTCTTACATCGTCCTAATAAGTCTCATCATCATCCTTTCCCTTTATCTTTCAAGTGGAGCTATTCTATCTCCCTTTAAACCCATTCCCATCCATCATAGGGCTAAAAAGGAAGCATCTCATCATGAAAAGAAAAAAGAAAGGCCTAGAATAGTTTTATCAAGCGAAAGGAAAGAAATAGGAGAAGAAAAGAGAAAAGAAACTTCTACCTCATTTCAGCTTCCCCCCCTATCTTTACTTGCTGAGCCAGTAATCATTCCAGAAAAGGAGATAAAGGAAGACTTACTTACCTTATCAAAACAGCTTGAGGATACCCTCTCACAATTTAAGATAGAGGCAAAGGTTGTTTGTATAAATAGAGGACCAACTGTAACATCCTTCGAGGTTCAACCTGCCGCTGGTGTTCGGGTAAGCTTAATCTCAGGGCTTTCCAATGATATTGCCCTGGCATTAGCTGCCCAGGCGGTTAGGATTGAAGCACCCATACCGGGAAAACAAGCAATTGGGATTGAGATTCCCAATCACAAGAGGCAAACCGTATTCCTTAAAGAGGGGCTTTCTAGTCAGGAGTTTAAAAAGAAGGAAAGCCTTTTATCATTCTTTCTTGGAAAGGATATAACAGGCGAACCAATTATTGTGAACCTTGCAGATATGCCACACCTCCTTGTGGCAGGTGTAACAGGCTCTGGAAAGAGCGTATGTTTAGCCTCAATTATTACAAGCTTCCTCTATAAAGCATCTCCCCAACAATTGCGTCTTGTCCTCATTGACCCAAAGAGGGTTGAGATGACAATATTTTCAGAGCTTCCCCATCTCCTTACTGATGTTATCTGCGATTCAAAAAAGGCTATTATTACATTGCATTGGCTCCTCAAGGAGATGGATGAGAGGTATAAAACATTTGCATATGAGGGTGTCAGAGACATAGATGGATACCATAAGAAAGGAAAAGAACTTCCATACATTGTTGTGGTTATAGATGAGCTGGCAGACCTTATGGCTGTATCATTGCGCTCCTGTGAGGAGGCTTTAACCCGGCTATCTCAGATGGCAAGGGCGGTGGGGATCCATCTTATTGTGGCAACACAAAGGCCATCCGTTGATATTATAACAGGCCTTATTAAGGCAAATTTTCCCTCCAGAATTGCATTTCAGGTATTCTCCCGAGTTGATTCAAGAACAATCCTTGATATGATGGGAGCTGAGAAGCTTTTAGGCAGAGGTGATATGCTATTTTTTCCCGCCGGTTCCCCAAAGCCTATGAGGCTACAGGGTGCTTATATCTCCCTTTCTGAGATAGAAAACATTGTTGATTTTATTAAGAGCCAAGGCATTTCCCTTGAGAAGAAAGAGATAAGGGAGGAAGAAATAAAAGAAGGGCTTGAGGAAGATGAGGAAATAGACGATTCTCTTTATAAACAAGCCATTTCTATAGTAGAAGATGCAGGATATGGCTCAACCTCAATGATTCAGAGGAAATTAAAAATAGGATACAACAGGGCAGCAAGGCTTATTGAAAGGATGGAAGAAGAAGGCATTGTTAGCCCTCCCGATGGAAGTAAGCCAAGGAAGGTTTTAAGATAG
- a CDS encoding nucleotidyltransferase domain-containing protein, with amino-acid sequence MMENEGILSEIESIKKQIIERYKPDKIILFGSAVGRDRNINDIDLFIIKKDVPYYGAERMSELYRLINTCVAVDYIVYKPEEIEECLFLGDPFIKKIFKEGVVLYG; translated from the coding sequence ATGATGGAAAATGAAGGCATCTTAAGTGAGATAGAAAGTATTAAAAAGCAAATTATTGAAAGATATAAGCCTGATAAAATCATACTTTTTGGCTCCGCAGTAGGAAGAGATAGGAATATAAACGACATCGACCTCTTTATTATAAAAAAAGATGTTCCCTACTATGGAGCTGAGAGGATGAGTGAATTATATCGCTTAATAAATACTTGTGTGGCTGTTGATTATATAGTTTATAAGCCAGAAGAGATTGAAGAATGTCTTTTTTTGGGAGACCCTTTTATAAAAAAAATTTTCAAAGAAGGGGTAGTTCTTTATGGCTGA